GACGAACTTGGCCCAGAACCCGCCCAACGGCGGGATGCCCGCCAACGCGAACAGGAAGATCGCCATCAGCCCGGCCAGGCCCGGGGCGTACTCGAACAGGCCGCCGAAGCTGGCGATCTCGCCGCTGCCGGTCTTGCGGGCCACCGCCATCACCACTGCGAAGGCGCCGAGGTTCATGGCCGCGTAGATCACCAGGTAGGTGACGATCGCGGCCAGCGACAGGTCGGTGTCCGCCGCCACGGCCAGGGGCGCCAGGATGAAGCCGGCCTGCGCCACACCGGAGTAGGCCAGCATGCGGACGACGTTGGTCTGGCGCAGGGCGACCATGTTGCCGATCGTCATCGTCAGCGCCGCGAGCACCCACAGGAACGGCTGGAAGGCGTCGCCGCGGCCGGCGAAAGCGATGAGCACCAGCTCGGCCAGGGCCACGAAACCGGCGGCCTTGGAGAGCACCGACAGGAACGCCGTGATCGGCGTGGGCGCGCCCTCGTAGGTGTCGGGCGCCCACGTGTGGAACGGCACCGCCGACACCTTGAACCCGAAGCCGACCACGCAGAACACGATGGCCAGCGTGACGACCGGCAGGCTCTCGCCGCCGGACAGGGCGGCGCCGATGTCGGCCAGCTTCGTGCTGCCCGTCACCCCGTAGAGCAGCGACATGCCGTACAGCAGGACCGCCGTGGCGAACACGCCCATCAGGTAGTACTTGGCGCCGGCCTCGTTGCCCTTCACGTCGTTCTTGCGCCAGCCGGCCAGCAGGTAGGCGGGGATCGACAGCAGCTCGAGCGCCACGAAGATCGTGATCAGGTCGCGGGCCGAGGCGATCACGGTCATGCCGAGGATCGACGACAGCAGCAGGAAGTAGTACTCGCCCTCGGCGTAGTCGCCCTCCGCGATGTAGTTGGTGGAGAGCAGGACCACCACGTAGCCCGACACCAGGAACAGGGCCTTGAGGACGAGGGCGAAGTTGTCGACCGCGTAGGCGCCGCCGAACATCTCGCGGTCCATGCCGTCGACCGCCAGGGTCAGCACCGGGATGGCCGCGCCCAGCAGGCCCAGGCCGGCCAGCGACGGCACCAGCCCCTTGCGGCCCTCGGGCAGGAAGAGGTCGGCCAGCAGGACGACGACCAGCGTGCCCGTGAGCACGAGCTCGGGCG
The DNA window shown above is from Acidimicrobiales bacterium and carries:
- a CDS encoding NADH-quinone oxidoreductase subunit N produces the protein MFAAQEFVSPTLDWHALAPELVLTGTLVVVLLADLFLPEGRKGLVPSLAGLGLLGAAIPVLTLAVDGMDREMFGGAYAVDNFALVLKALFLVSGYVVVLLSTNYIAEGDYAEGEYYFLLLSSILGMTVIASARDLITIFVALELLSIPAYLLAGWRKNDVKGNEAGAKYYLMGVFATAVLLYGMSLLYGVTGSTKLADIGAALSGGESLPVVTLAIVFCVVGFGFKVSAVPFHTWAPDTYEGAPTPITAFLSVLSKAAGFVALAELVLIAFAGRGDAFQPFLWVLAALTMTIGNMVALRQTNVVRMLAYSGVAQAGFILAPLAVAADTDLSLAAIVTYLVIYAAMNLGAFAVVMAVARKTGSGEIASFGGLFEYAPGLAGLMAIFLFALAGIPPLGGFWAKFVAFRAVVDAGGNWAYGLAVVMAVNSVIALGYYANLARQMFMEPVADGDTTPVRVPVSIVAALAITAGLTLAFGVSPWATDLGDLANFAVPAAAAVAP